The following coding sequences lie in one Glycine max cultivar Williams 82 chromosome 19, Glycine_max_v4.0, whole genome shotgun sequence genomic window:
- the LOC100794058 gene encoding hydroquinone glucosyltransferase, whose amino-acid sequence MAKTTHIAVFTIPVFTHQASIIELCKRLHLHHHFHITCIFPTINSPILSTTMLLKSLPSTAISHIFLPPVNEQDLPHQDVSPQTKVQLAVSQSMQSFRDTLASLRASSTTPPLAALVVDAFANEALEIAKEFDLASYVYIVTSAMTLSLLLHLPTLHEEVACEYKDCVEGIRIPGCVSIQGRDLPDDFQDRSSFAYELILQRSKRFDLACGFLVNSFCEMEENVVTAFHEDGKVNVPIYLVGPVIQTGPSSESNGNSECLSWLENQMPNSVLYVSFGSVCALTQQQINELALGLELSGKKFLWVFRAPSDVDVKNDDPLKFLPHGFLERTKEQGLVITSWAPQTQILSHTSTGGFVTHCGWNSTVESIVAGVPMITWPLCAEQRMNAALVTEGLRVGLRPKFRENDGIVEKEETAKVVKNLLGDEGKGIRQRIGKLKDAAADALKEHGRSTSALFQFVTQLEN is encoded by the exons ATGGCCAAAACAACTCATATAGCAGTATTCACAATCCCCGTTTTTACCCACCAAGCCTCCATCATAGAGTTATGCAAAAGACTCCATCTCCATCACCACTTCCATATCACATGCATCTTCCCCACCATCAATTCACCAATTCTCTCCACCACCATGTTACTCAAATCTCTTCCTTCCACCGCCATTAGCCACATTTTTCTTCCTCCGGTGAACGAACAAGACCTACCCCATCAAGACGTTTCCCCACAAACCAAAGTCCAACTCGCAGTGTCTCAATCCATGCAATCTTTTCGCGACACTTTGGCTTCGCTTCGTGCAAGTTCAACCACGCCACCACTCGCTGCTTTGGTTGTTGATGCTTTTGCAAATGAAGCGCTAGAAATAGCGAAGGAGTTCGACCTAGCGTCGTATGTGTACATCGTTACTTCTGCCATGACGCTCTCGCTATTGTTGCATTTGCCAACGTTGCATGAAGAAGTTGCATGCGAATACAAGGATTGCGTAGAGGGTATTCGAATTCCGGGTTGCGTCTCTATTCAAGGTCGTGATCTCCCTGATGATTTTCAAGACCGATCTAGCTTTGCTTACGAGTTGATTCTTCAGCGTAGCAAGAGGTTTGATCTTGCTTGTGGGTTCTTAGTTAATAGCTTCTGTGAAATGGAGGAGAATGTTGTGACAGCCTTTCATGAAGATGGTAAAG tGAATGTTCCTATTTACCTTGTTGGGCCAGTCATTCAAACTGGGCCAAGTAGTGAGTCGAATGGAAACTCAGAATGTTTGAGCTGGTTAGAAAACCAAATGCCTAACTCAGTTTTGTATGTCTCCTTTGGAAGTGTATGTGCTCTCACTCAACAACAGATTAATGAGCTTGCTTTGGGGTTAGAGTTGAGTGGTAAAAAATTCTTATGGGTATTTAGAGCACCTAGTGATGTTGATGTTAAAAATGATGACCCTTTAAAGTTTTTGCCACATGGGTTCTTGGAGAGGACCAAAGAGCAAGGGTTGGTTATTACTTCTTGGGCACCTCAAACCCAAATCCTTAGTCACACTTCCACTGGTGGATTTGTGACCCATTGTGGTTGGAATTCAACAGTTGAGAGCATTGTTGCTGGTGTGCCAATGATAACTTGGCCATTGTGTGCTGAGCAAAGAATGAATGCTGCTTTGGTAACTGAGGGACTCAGAGTGGGGTTAAGGCCCAAATTTAGAGAGAATGATGGCATAgtggaaaaagaagaaactgCTAAGGTGGTTAAAAATTTGTTGGGTGATGAAGGAAAAGGGATTCGCCAAAGAATTGGAAAGCTCAAAGATGCTGCTGCTGATGCTTTGAAAGAACATGGGCGCTCTACAAGCGCACTTTTCCAATTTGTCACTCAATTGGAAAACTGA
- the LOC100818033 gene encoding RING finger protein 10, translated as MSILPSQTQAASSSSSSAPSPNPNPQHGTGNPIPQPFSSLSPSPINLAFGSLQISDTPGSSSSAAQDSGGSSGKVTEVGSPSGVMVSPEQNSRTRSRSHGARWTRTRTGTVSYHRNQQTPGSVSSHGSAPLPGRKAQTVNGNYLLNFQYDPISRSQPRGPPPSPTTRRHRKRKPYSKDLFLQANYKFTVLGSGNYSPESMDPDKMLQWEDIICVTYLTPFSVQCPICLEYPLCPQITSCGHIFCFPCILQYLLMGEEDHKGDSWKRCPLCFVMISAKDLYTVHITNVKQYQVRDNAEFTFLTRKKDSFTLSLKNKQETNITSRANEDICDPFSKFTLTSDVDLSVRHAISDLDGWLARADSGLVDDLEKLPYVCAAMQQLEQRKRYWSELRSHDSEKSSKLNDYEHQIPSTVANSVDSDDENCSNGSRTSSSDFLDQNKVMMLDKSTAGICLDQKLDVEKELIEQEMNLSSSYEEKNDIQRHSSGVVGDVKENDSYSFYQAADGQHLILHPLNMKCLLHHYGSYDMLPHRISGRILQLESVTQSEAIRRRYRFLSHFPLTTTFQLCEVDLSEMLPPEAFSPFMDEIKKRANQRKQLARKEKKEKIMAEATAAYSLPISLSHQFTSRNDPPTFSMDDFEALGNSTISSSPPLAGERKSFSNVTRLGFAAAHDSPSLQIQETSGLHNNNTTADSSVTTGLRNGETQSYSNATSRTESNISSNAPKTNELGKKGKKPNRVLLSTAGGRRY; from the exons ATGTCCATCTTGCCCTCACAAACCCAAGCGGCATCTTCGTCTTCTTCCTCTGCGCCATCTCCCAACCCTAATCCCCAACATGGAACCGGAAACCCTATTCCTCAacccttctcttctctttcccCCTCACCAATCAACCTCGCTTTCGGATCTCTCCAGATCTCCGATACCCCAG GTTCGTCGTCTTCAGCCGCTCAAGATTCTGGTGGATCTTCCGGAAAG GTGACAGAAGTAGGGTCTCCAAGTGGAGTGATGGTTTCACCTGAACAAAACTCTAGAACACGTTCTAGGAGTCACGGGGCAAGATGGACCCGAACGCGAACTGGAACAGTTTCATATCATAGAAATCAACAAACTCCTGGGTCCGTCAGTTCTCATGGAAGTGCCCCTTTGCCGGGGAGAAAAGCTCAGACGGTGAATGGGAACTACTTGCTGAATTTTCAATATGACCCAATATCCCGTTCTCAACCACGGggtcctcctccttctcctacAACAAGAAGGCATCGGAAGAGGAAGCCGTACAGCAAAGATTTGTTTTTGCAGGCGAATTACAAGTTCACGGTACTAGGTTCGGGAAATTATTCGCCTGAGTCGATGGATCCAGATAAAATGTTGCAGTGGGAAGATATTATATGCGTGACATATTTGACCCCTTTTTCAGTTCAGTGTCCAATTTGTTTGGAGTATCCCCTGTGTCCGCAGATAACCTCATGTGGACATATTTTCTGTTTCCCATGTATTCTACAGTACTTATTGATGGGTGAAGAGGATCACAAAGGTGATAGCTGGAAAAGGTGTCCTTTGTGCTTTGTGATGATATCTGCCAAGGATTTATATACGGTGCACATCACAAATGTCAAACAGTATCAAGTACGAGATAATGCTGAGTTCACCTTTTTAACGCGGAAAAAGGATTCCTTTACTCTGTCacttaaaaataaacaagagaCAAATATCACATCACGTGCCAATGAAGATATCTGTGATCCCTTTTCTAAGTTCACTCTTACATCAGATGTAGATCTCTCGGTGAGACATGCAATATCTGATCTAGATGGTTGGCTAGCCAGAGCTGATTCAGGTCTTGTTGATGACCTGGAGAAGCTTCCTTATGTTTGTGCTGCAATGCAACAATTAGAACAGAGGAAGAGGTATTGGAGTGAGCTCAGGTCTCATGACAGTGAAAAATCTTCTAAGCTTAATGATTACGAACATCAGATACCGTCAACAGTTGCAAATTCTGTGGATAGTGACGATGAAAACTGTTCTAATGGATCAAGAACTTCCTCTTCTGATTTCCTTGATCAAAATAAGGTTATGATGTTGGATAAGTCAACTGCCGGAATCTGTTTGGATCAAAAGTTGGATGTGGAGAAAGAATTAATAGAGCAGGAAATGAATTTATCTTCTTCATATGAGGAGAAAAACGATATTCAAAGGCATTCAAGTGGTGTTGTTGGAGATGTGAAGGAAAATGATTCATACAGTTTCTACCAG GCTGCTGATGGTCAGCATCTAATTCTTCATCCTCTGAATATGAAGTGTTTGCTTCACCATTATGGGAGCTATGATATGCTTCCTCACAG AATAAGTGGAAGGATCCTACAATTGGAGTCAGTTACTCAGTCTGAGGCCATCAGGAGGCGCTATCGATTCCTTAGTCATTTTCCATTAACCACAACCTTTCAG CTTTGTGAAGTTGATTTGAGTGAGATGTTGCCTCCTGAAGCATTTTCCCCATTTATGGATGAAATCAAGAAGCGTGCAAATCAGAGGAAGCAACTTGCTAGAAAG gaaaagaaggaaaaaataatggcTGAAGCTACTGCTGCTTATTCTCTTCCCATATCATTAAGTCATCAGTTTACTTCTCGCAATGATCCTCCAACATTCTCCATGGATGACTTTGAAG ctCTTGGAAATTCAACCATATCATCAAGTCCTCCCTTAGCTGGGGAGAGAAAATCGTTCTCAAATGTTACTAGGCTTGGGTTTGCTGCTGCTCATGATTCTCCATCCTTACAAATTCAAGAAACTAGTGGTCTGCATAATAACAACACAACTGCTGATTCTTCTGTCACAACAG GTTTGAGAAATGGGGAGACACAATCATACTCCAATGCTACATCAAGAACAGAATCTAATATAAGCTCGAATGCACCAAAGACAAATGAGTTGGGGAAGAAGGGAAAGAAACCAAATCGAGTTCTTCTGTCAACAGCTGGTGGTAGGCGCTATTGA